One region of Seriola aureovittata isolate HTS-2021-v1 ecotype China chromosome 15, ASM2101889v1, whole genome shotgun sequence genomic DNA includes:
- the guca1d gene encoding guanylate cyclase activator 1d, with amino-acid sequence MGNHGSNLDDILAEDMHHWYNKFMRESPSGLITLFELKAILGLKGMNEDANSYVDQVFFTFDMDGDGYIDFVEYIAAISLLLKGEINQKLKWYFKLFDQDGNGKIDKEELETIFSAIQDITRNRDIDPEEIVSLIFERIDVKGEGEMTLEEFIEGAKGHEDIMEMLKNLMDLTPVLIIIVEGRVQSQS; translated from the exons ATGGGGAACCACGGCTCGAACCTGGACGATATCCTGGCCGAGGACATGCACCACTGGTACAACAAGTTCATGCGCGAGTCTCCGTCAGGCCTCATCACGCTGTTCGAGCTGAAGGCCATCCTCGGCCTGAAGGGCATGAACGAGGACGCCAACAGCTACGTGGACCAGGTGTTCTTCACCTTCGACATGGACGGG gacGGATACATCGACTTTGTGGAGTACATCGCTGCCATCAGTCTTCTGCTGAAAGGAGAGATCAACCAGAAACTCAAGTGGTACTTCAAACTGTTCGACCAGGACGGCAACGGGAAGATCGACAAGGAAGAGCTGGAGACCATCTTCTCA GCCATCCAGGACATCACACGGAACCGGGACATCGACCCCGAGGAGATCGTCTCACTCATATTTGAGAGGATCGACGTGAAAGGAGAAG GTGAGATGACCCTTGAGGAGTTCATCGAGGGCGCCAAAGGCCATGAAGACATCATGGAGATGCTGAAGAACCTGATGGACCTGACGCCGGTGTTAATCATCATTGTGGAGGGCCGAGTGCAGAGCCAGAGCTGA
- the alg8 gene encoding probable dolichyl pyrophosphate Glc1Man9GlcNAc2 alpha-1,3-glucosyltransferase isoform X1 → MAAPVADSWSWFPALALGVSLLKCLFINCYHSTDFEVHRNWLAITHSLPVSRWYYENTSEWTLDYPPLFAWFEFGLSHVAQHFDRNMLLVANLNYASPSTVLFQRLSVIFTDLVFIYAARECCRCVQEQKSSRDVLNRPSFVLAVLLLWNFGLLIVDHIHFQYNGFLFGFLLLSVAKHLQCQHLQGALLFSVLLNLKHIYLYVAPAYGIYLLRSYCFTQDNKDGSVRWRSFSPLRLLALGSIVTSACALSFGPFIVMGQLPQVVSRLFPFKRGLCHAYWAPNIWALYNVLDKSLAMLGVRLKLLEEAELPKASMTGGLVQEFQHSVLPSVSPSVTLVCTLLSILPAVASVWWRPCGARGFLRCLLLCALGSFMFGWHVHEKAVLIAILPLSILAVESREDAGIFLVLSTTGHYSLFPLLFTPAELPIKVVLMLLFTIYSVTALRKLHRGQGSLLHPLEVVYLLGLVAVAIACEIVFPLLPWQQKLPFLPLLATSVYCSVGVCYSFLRLYISLLRREEKPKQP, encoded by the exons ATGGCGGCTCCTGTGGCCGACAGCTGGAGCTGGTTTCCAGCGTTAGCTCTGGGAGTTTCTCTGCTCAAATGTCTCTTCATCAACTGCTA TCATTCCACAGACTTTGAGGTGCACAGGAACTGGTTGGCCATCACACACAGTCTGCCGGTGTCCAGGTGGTACTATGAG AACACGTCTGAGTGGACTCTGGACTACCCCCCGCTGTTCGCCTGGTTCGAGTTCGGCCTGTCCCACGTGGCTCAGCACTTCGACAGAAACATGCTGCTGGTGGCGAATCTGAACTACGCCAGTCCGTCCACGGTGCTGTTCCAGAGGCTGTCGGTCATCTTCACCGACCTGGTTTTCATCTATGCTGCCAGAGA GTGCTGCCGGTGTGTTCAGGAGCAGAAAAGCTCTCGGGACGTCCTGAACCGGCCGTCCTTCGTCCTGGCTGTCCTGCTGCTCTGGAACTTCGGCCTCCTCATCGTGGACC ACATTCATTTTCAGTATAACGGTTTCCTGTTTGGTTTCCTGTTGCTGTCGGTGGCGAAACACCTGCAG TGTCAGCACCTGCAAGGGGCGCTGCTGTTCTCCGTCCTGCTCAACCTGAAGCACATCTACCTGTATGTGGCTCCAGCGTACGGCATCTACCTGCTGAGGAGTTACTGCTTCACCCAGGACAACAaag ATGGTTCagtcaggtggaggagtttcAGTCCGCTCCGTCTGCTGGCTCTGGGCTCCATCGTGACCTCCGCCTGCGCTCTGTCCTTCGGCCCCTTCATCGTCATG GGTCAACTCCCTCAGGTCGTGTCCCGTCTCTTCCCCTTTAAGAGGGGCCTCTGTCACGCCTACTGGGCCCCCAACATCTGGGCCCTCTACAACGTGCTGGACAAAAGCTTGGCGATGCTCG GTGTTCgtctgaagctgctggaggaggcggagcttcCCAAAGCCTCCATGACGGGCGGGCTGGTTCAGGAGTTTCAGCACTCGGTCCTCCCCTCCGTCTCTCCCTCCGTCACACTCGTCTGCACCCTGCTCTCCATCCTG cCGGCCGTGGCGTCTGTCTGGTGGCGTCCTTGCGGCGCTCGGGGTTTCCTGCGCTGCCTGCTGCTCTGCGCTCTGGGCTCCTTTATGTTCGGCTGGCACGTCCACGAGAAGGCCGTCCTCATCGCCATCCTGCCTCTCAG CATCCTGGCGGTTGAGAGCAGAGAGGATGCTGGGATCTTCCTGGTTCTGAGCACCACAGGTCATTACTCCCTGTTCCCGCTGCTCTTCACCCCCGCAG agcTGCCAATCAAAGTGGTCCTGATGCTGCTGTTCACCATCTACTCTGTCACTGCTCTGAGGAAACTCCACAG AGGGCAGGGCTCTCTGCTCCATCCCCTGGAGGTCGTCTACCTGCTCGGCCTTGTCGCCGTGGCGATCGCCTGCGAGATTGTCTTCCCTCTGTTGCCGTGGCAACAGAAACTGCCCTTCCTCCCCCTGCTGGCGACCTCGGTGTACTGCTCGGTGGGCGTCTGTTACTCCTTCCTGCGTCTGTACATCAGTCTGCTGAGGCGGGAGGAGAAGCCCAAGCAGCCGTGA
- the alg8 gene encoding probable dolichyl pyrophosphate Glc1Man9GlcNAc2 alpha-1,3-glucosyltransferase isoform X2, with protein sequence MLLVANLNYASPSTVLFQRLSVIFTDLVFIYAARECCRCVQEQKSSRDVLNRPSFVLAVLLLWNFGLLIVDHIHFQYNGFLFGFLLLSVAKHLQCQHLQGALLFSVLLNLKHIYLYVAPAYGIYLLRSYCFTQDNKDGSVRWRSFSPLRLLALGSIVTSACALSFGPFIVMGQLPQVVSRLFPFKRGLCHAYWAPNIWALYNVLDKSLAMLGVRLKLLEEAELPKASMTGGLVQEFQHSVLPSVSPSVTLVCTLLSILPAVASVWWRPCGARGFLRCLLLCALGSFMFGWHVHEKAVLIAILPLSILAVESREDAGIFLVLSTTGHYSLFPLLFTPAELPIKVVLMLLFTIYSVTALRKLHRGQGSLLHPLEVVYLLGLVAVAIACEIVFPLLPWQQKLPFLPLLATSVYCSVGVCYSFLRLYISLLRREEKPKQP encoded by the exons ATGCTGCTGGTGGCGAATCTGAACTACGCCAGTCCGTCCACGGTGCTGTTCCAGAGGCTGTCGGTCATCTTCACCGACCTGGTTTTCATCTATGCTGCCAGAGA GTGCTGCCGGTGTGTTCAGGAGCAGAAAAGCTCTCGGGACGTCCTGAACCGGCCGTCCTTCGTCCTGGCTGTCCTGCTGCTCTGGAACTTCGGCCTCCTCATCGTGGACC ACATTCATTTTCAGTATAACGGTTTCCTGTTTGGTTTCCTGTTGCTGTCGGTGGCGAAACACCTGCAG TGTCAGCACCTGCAAGGGGCGCTGCTGTTCTCCGTCCTGCTCAACCTGAAGCACATCTACCTGTATGTGGCTCCAGCGTACGGCATCTACCTGCTGAGGAGTTACTGCTTCACCCAGGACAACAaag ATGGTTCagtcaggtggaggagtttcAGTCCGCTCCGTCTGCTGGCTCTGGGCTCCATCGTGACCTCCGCCTGCGCTCTGTCCTTCGGCCCCTTCATCGTCATG GGTCAACTCCCTCAGGTCGTGTCCCGTCTCTTCCCCTTTAAGAGGGGCCTCTGTCACGCCTACTGGGCCCCCAACATCTGGGCCCTCTACAACGTGCTGGACAAAAGCTTGGCGATGCTCG GTGTTCgtctgaagctgctggaggaggcggagcttcCCAAAGCCTCCATGACGGGCGGGCTGGTTCAGGAGTTTCAGCACTCGGTCCTCCCCTCCGTCTCTCCCTCCGTCACACTCGTCTGCACCCTGCTCTCCATCCTG cCGGCCGTGGCGTCTGTCTGGTGGCGTCCTTGCGGCGCTCGGGGTTTCCTGCGCTGCCTGCTGCTCTGCGCTCTGGGCTCCTTTATGTTCGGCTGGCACGTCCACGAGAAGGCCGTCCTCATCGCCATCCTGCCTCTCAG CATCCTGGCGGTTGAGAGCAGAGAGGATGCTGGGATCTTCCTGGTTCTGAGCACCACAGGTCATTACTCCCTGTTCCCGCTGCTCTTCACCCCCGCAG agcTGCCAATCAAAGTGGTCCTGATGCTGCTGTTCACCATCTACTCTGTCACTGCTCTGAGGAAACTCCACAG AGGGCAGGGCTCTCTGCTCCATCCCCTGGAGGTCGTCTACCTGCTCGGCCTTGTCGCCGTGGCGATCGCCTGCGAGATTGTCTTCCCTCTGTTGCCGTGGCAACAGAAACTGCCCTTCCTCCCCCTGCTGGCGACCTCGGTGTACTGCTCGGTGGGCGTCTGTTACTCCTTCCTGCGTCTGTACATCAGTCTGCTGAGGCGGGAGGAGAAGCCCAAGCAGCCGTGA
- the ccdc90b gene encoding coiled-coil domain-containing protein 90B, mitochondrial, producing MNVLRRCCHLRRVGTGTWRDFHVTSPVVTFDLRKVELTPLEQRKLTFDSHTMVTELESSGFERRQAELIVSALVTLATANMDIVYKDMVTKSHQEIAVQQIMAHLDSIRKDMVILEKSEFANLRSENSKMRRELEQLQNRLKEESQKVRAETKLDINLESSRISDMFTEQEKKLMEATSEFHHKKADLENDNMEINKKIDLQVASLKTVLESLKLETVRYLAATVFSCLAIALGVYRLWR from the exons ATGAACGTGCTGCGGCGGTGTTGTCACCTGCGGCGGGTCGGAACCGGAACCTGGAGAG attTCCATGTGACTTCACCTgtggtgacctttgacctgaggAAAGTGGAACTGACGCCTCTGGAGCAGAGGAAACTCACCTTTGACTCCCACACCATGGTGACTGAGCTGGAGAGCAGCG GTTTCGAGAGGCGCCAGGCGGAGCTGATCGTCTCAGCTCTCGTGACTCTGGCGACGGCGAACATGGACATCGTCTATAAAGACATGGTGACCAAATCCCACCAG GAGATCGCGGTGCAGCAGATCATGGCTCACCTGGACTCCATCAGGAAGGACATGGTGATCCTGGAGAAGAGCGAGTTCGCCAACCTCCGGTCTGAGAACTCG AAAATGAGGCGAGAGCTGGAGCAGCTACAAAACAGACTGAAG gAGGAGAGCCAGAAAGTCCGAGCTGAAACTAAACTAGACATCAACCTGGAGAGCAGCAGGATCTCCGACATG ttcACTGAACAGGAGAAGAAGCTGATGGAGGCGACCTCAGAGTTCCATCACAAG AAAGCTGACCTGGAAAACGACAACATGGAGATCAACAAGAAGATCGACCTGCAGGTGGCGTCGCTCAAAACCGTCCTGGAGTCCCTCAAACTAGAGACCGTCCGCTACCTGGCAG CGACAGTGTTCTCCTGCCTTGCCATCGCGCTGGGAGTCTACCGGCTGTGGAGGTGA
- the pcf11 gene encoding pre-mRNA cleavage complex 2 protein Pcf11 — translation MDCLLINGYGIDKAGVGFPVSLGSKMDDNAAREDACREYQSSLEDLTFNSKPHINMLTILAEENLNFAKDIVAIIEAQISKAPATEKLPVLYLVDSIVKNVGGEYLAVFAKNLITSFICVFEKVDENTRKSLFKLRSTWDDVFPLKKLYALDVRVNSVDPAWPIKPLPPTVNASIHVNPKFLKQSEEASSPQPATPSQPAPAPAPAPAPAPAPAPAPAPAPVPPISQSSLTQEQLIRQQLLAKQKQLLELQQKKIELELEQTKAQLAGGFVLPTLAPVSAPAAPSATPKPVAQTAPVVRPRIPPQTQSDTKPSTRDPRLNRTGPPAISHPKEQPAGKKDNPPTTGGPVLTPEKRLGEKSARLDKTRIPRKEVSEEKPKSKSPSPMAKSVQSKNRQVEAELQKSADSTKKDPRLKKRTQDKTGDAKDDELKEKKRCNDKKEREEVAQGAEPQRFNKGKLVNGSVTKHDRDESTEKVEFKTGGNARTHARKRTRSRSRSRSPASSPKRKDRRSPKGRTRSSSLSPSPSHKPGKARRVRVDEPPHGKPGREDRITPKKNQSESRRSKRPSEDRHAESRDSHSPRGHDGGKEAKEAPHRWRSGWEENKHLKLSDESHLKPAPPRHKPYSTPTRPPTPRTPKHRLSVDANLQIPEVLNSASKKDLLRRASKRLESGEISQEDFLNMAHQIKHFFQYQEEKQRTESWDDPDDFPSKKDPLLTTPPSAQPRPHDSMDAAELSYYEHKSKLRKTQVTHRVAGEEWEGEERLEDSEEVGQGEKTGGGRSSGHLPPHKHSRAPRDRQGERRSKEREEPRPPLAPMIEEYNHGKEFPTLKSLPGLRFRMRAGPRESSEREWNSPLTERQRYDEREEQKSGYDAPRRYAPPTDSRHPDPRRPEGAPPSGTVVHRNCPSPAGLEAPPPRFERERLSPLHQKDAAEMSPIPRFESPNSEHSDDGPLNLDVAPPHPPPPPKSILKAPARGGPLSSVRQHSNSPGHTPPHDGGHPPPRYDGNEHMGPPRPHPPGWYDDSSRFDGPHHQGPGRFDGLSHGPMRGGDSMSRFDGHAHPQGPGRFDGPIGQQPPVRFVGQGPGPGHFEGPMQHFEPPRRFENNMAPGPGPMGFQQQRPLRFEGPPNQMGPMRFEGPSRFDGPGQPGPRYEVPNVPHQGGHPHFEGPPRQQGPPRFPPQHNLQPPMRPMAPPIYDNPMAPQQNFTMAPQRFPESMNPQFPAAPMAFPAQPNLQAGNFNMQPAPPFSQPGPAPFYNPAAPAVGLQQPVNMLANMNQPFLPQNPVPFTTQTPQVVPPENHFGQVDVNDLLSKLISNGIIKPSQPDAAPTLPDNETSPVAPAAPPVVAEEEEEEEQEVEEDDFPDLTSFSIDDMKQRYESVVTRLYSGNQCCLCSMRFTTAQTDMYADHLDWHFRQNHAGKVASKKVTHRRWYYSLTDWIEFEEIADLEERAKSQFFEKENEEEVQKNQAAAKEKEFQSVRATKDQVGELCEICQEPFETYWVEEEEDWFLKNAIRVDDKNFHPSCFEDYKNTSSYLDVTPSPNKVLTDHPLSVFIKTEEEDEEEGTSCAVASAAAVATAAATAAATVKQEAESEAGELPAVKKEEEPEVLTDEVQSEESKA, via the exons GCCCCAGCTACCGAGAAGCTTCCAGTTTTGTACTTAGTGGATTCCATAGTGAAGAATGTTGGAGGAGAGTACCTTGCAGTGTTTGCTAAAAACCTAATCACTTCATTTATATGTGTCTTTGAAAAG GTGGATGAAAACACTAGAAAGAGTCTGTTCAAGTTGCGCTCGACGTGGGACGACGTGTTCCCCCTGAAGAAGCTGTACGCGCTGGACGTCCGGGTCAACTCTGTGGACCCGGCCTGGCCCATCAAGCCGCTGCCGCCCACCGTCAACGCCAGTATTCACGTCAACCCCAAGTTTTTAAAACAG TCTGAGGAGGCGTCCTCTCCGCAGCCGGCCACCCCCTCTCAGCCGGCGCCGGCTCCTGCCCCCGCCCCTGCTCCTGCACCTGCTCCGGCACCGGCGCCTGCTCCCGCGCCGGTGCCCCCCATCAGCCAGTCCAGCCTGACCCAGGAGCAGCTGATCCGGCAGCAGCTGCTGGCCAAACAGAAGCAGCTTCTGGAGCTTCAGCAGAAGAAGAtcgagctggagctggagcagacCAAAGCTCAGCTG gCCGGAGGATTCGTGTTACCAACTCTGGCTCCAGTCTCGGCTCCGGCGGCACCGAGCGCCACGCCGAAGCCCGTCGCCCAGACCGCTCCCGTGGTCCGACCCCGGATCCCTCCTCAGACTCAGTCCGACACCAAGCCGTCCACCAGAGATCCCCGTCTGAACCGCACCGGGCCCCCAGCCATCTCCCACCCCAAAGAACAGCCTGCTGGGAAAAAAGACAACCCCCCCACAACAGGAGGTCCCGTTCTGACGCCAGAGAAACGACTAGGGGAGAAGTCCGCCCGGCTGGACAAGACCAGGATCCCGAGGAAAGAGGTCTCGGAGGAGAAGCCCAAGTCCAAGTCCCCGTCTCCGATGGCTAAAAGTGTCCAGAGCAAgaacagacaggtggaggcggagCTTCAGAAGTCAGCTGACAGCACCAAGAAAGATCCCAGGCTGAAGAAACGCACGCAAGACAAGACCGGAGACGCCAAAGACGATGagctgaaggagaaaaagagatgcaatgacaagaaggagagagaggaggtggcgCAGGGGGCGGAGCCTCAGAGGTTCAACAAAGGGAAGCTGGTCAACGGCTCGGTCACCAAACACGACCGGGACGAGTCCACCGAGAAGGTCGAATTCAAGACCGGGGGCAACGCCCGGACGCACGCCAGGAAACGCACCCGCTCTCGGTCAAGGTCGCGCTCCCCCGCCTCCTCCCCAAAGAGGAAGGACAGGCGGTCGCCCAAGGGCCGGACCAGGAGCAGCTCGCTGTCCCCGTCGCCCTCCCACAAACCCGGCAAAGCCAGGAGGGTCCGCGTGGACGAACCGCCGCACGGCAAGCCCGGCCGAGAGGACCGGATCACGCCCAAGAAGAACCAATCGGAGAGCAGGAGGTCCAAGAGGCCGTCGGAGGACCGGCACGCCGAGTCCAGAGACTCTCACTCCCCGCGAGGCCACGACGGAGGCAAGGAGGCGAAGGAGGCTCCTCACCGCTGGAGGAGCGGCTGGGAGGAGAACAAGCA TCTGAAGCTGTCGGACGAGTCTCACCTGAAGCCCGCACCTCCGCGACACAAACCCTACAGCACCCCCacccgcccccccaccccccgcacCCCGAAGCACCGCCTCAGTGTAGACGCCAACCTGCAGATACCTGAAGTCCTCAACTCCGCCTCCAAGAAGGACCTGCTGAGGAGG GCCTCCAAACGTCTGGAGAGTGGCGAGATTTCCCAGGAGGACTTCCTGAACATGGCGCACCAGATCAAACACTTCTTCCAGTACCAGGAGGAGAAGCAGCGTACGGAGAGCTGGGACGACCCGGACGATTTCCCCTCCAAAAAGGACCCGCTGCTGACCACGCCCCCCTCCGCGCAGCCCCGCCCCCACGACAGCATGGATGCGGCGGAGCTGTCGTACTACGAGCACAAGTCCAAGCTGAGGAAGACGCAGGTCACCCACCGAGTCGCTGGGGAGGAGTGGGAGGGTGAAGAGCGACTGGAAGACAGCGAGGAGGTGGGGCAAGGTGAGAAGACGGGCGGTGGGCGGAGCAGCGGACACCTGCCGCCACATAAACACAGCCGGGCGCCACGGGACAGACAAG GTGAGAGACGGAGTAAAGAGCGGGAAGAGCCGCGGCCGCCGCTCGCCCCCATGATCGAAGAGTACAACCACGGCAAAGAGTTCCCCACGCTGAAGTCTCTGCCCGGCCTTCGCTTCAGGATGAGAGCCGGCCCCCGAGAGTCCA GTGAGAGGGAGTGGAACTCGCCGCTGACCGAGCGGCAGCGTTACGACGAACGTGAAGAGCAAAAGAGCGGATACGACGCTCCGCGGAGGTACGCCCCCCCCACTGACTCCAGACACCCTGACCCTCGGAGGCCAGAGGGTGCCCCGCCCTCCGGCACAGTGGTCCACAGGAACTGTCCGAGCCCGGCGGGTCTAGAAGCCCCGCCCCCGCGGTTCGAGCGGGAACGGCTGTCGCCTCTGCACCAGAAAGACGCGGCAGAGATGAGTCCGATCCCGCGCTTCGAGAGCCCCAACAGCGAGCACTCCGACGACGGCCCCCTCAATCTTGATGTCGCCCCCCCtcaccctccccctccccccaaatCCATCCTGAAGGCACCGGCCCGCGGGGGGCCGCTGTCCTCCGTCCGACAGCACAGCAACTCGCCGGGACACACGCCTCCTCACGACGGAGGACACCCGCCCCCCCGGTACGACGGTAACGAACACATGGGCCCCCCCAGACCACACCCCCCGGGCTGGTACGACGACTCATCGCGGTTCGACGGGCCTCACCACCAGGGGCCCGGCCGGTTCGACGGCCTGTCTCACGGTCCGATGAGAGGCGGAGACAGTATGAGCAGGTTTGACGGCCACGCCCACCCTCAGGGCCCCGGGAGGTTTGACGGCCCCATCGGCCAACAGCCCCCGGTGAGGTTTGTGGGACAGGGGCCCGGACCGGGACACTTTGAGGGCCCGATGCAACACTTTGAACCCCCGCGGCGCTTTGAGAACAACATggctcctggtcctggtccGATGGGCTTCCAGCAGCAGCGGCCCCTGCGCTTTGAGGGCCCCCCAAACCAAATGGGCCCCATGAGGTTCGAGGGTCCCAGTCGCTTCGATGGACCCGGACAGCCGGGCCCCCGCTACGAGGTACCCAATGTGCCTCACCAGGGCGGGCACCCGCACTTCGAGGGTCCCCCCAGGCAGCAGGGCCCCCCCAGGTTCCCGCCCCAACACAACTTGCAGCCCCCCATGAGGCCGATGGCCCCGCCCATTTACGACAATCCCATGGCCCCCCAGCAGAACTTCACCATGGCCCCCCAGCGTTTCCCAGAGTCCATGAACCCCCAGTTCCCGGCGGCGCCAATGGCGTTCCCGGCACAGCCGAACCTGCAGGCGGGAAACTTCAACATGCAGCCAGCCCCGCCCTTCAGCCAGCCTGGCCCCGCCCCCTTCTACAaccctgctgctcctgctgtcGGCCTGCAGCAGCCG GTGAACATGTTGGCGAACATGAACCAGCCGTTCCTGCCTCAGAACCCGGTGCCTTTCACAACACAGA CTCCGCAGGTCGTCCCTCCAGAGAACCACTTCGGTCAGGTTGACGTCAACGACCTGCTCTCCAAACTCATCTCCAACGGCATCATCAAACCCTCGCAGCCCGACGCCGCGCCGACATTGCCGGACAACG AAACTTCTCCCGTGGCTCCAGCGGCGCCACCGGTGGTtgcggaggaggaggaagaggaggagcaggaggtggaggaggacgaTTTCCCGGACCTCACCAGCTTCAGCATCGACGACATGAAACA GCGGTACGAGAGCGTGGTGACCCGGCTGTACTCGGGGAACCAGTGCTGTCTGTGCAGCATGAGGTTCACCACGGCTCAGACCGACATGTACGCTGACCACCTGGACTGGCACTTCAGACAGAACCACGCCGGAAAGGTCGCCAGCAAGAAGGTCACACACCGCCGCTGGTACTACAGCCTGACG gactgGATTGAGTTCGAGGAGATCGCCGATCTGGAGGAGCGAGCGAAGAGTCAGTTCTTCGAGAAGGAGAACgaggaggaggtgcagaagAACCAGGCGGCGGCGAAGGAGAAAGAGTTCCAGAGCGTGAGAGCGACCAAGGACCAAGTGGGGGAG ttgtGTGAAATCTGTCAGGAGCCGTTTGAGACGTactgggtggaggaggaggaggactggtTCCTGAAGAACGCCATCAGGGTCGACGACAAG AACTTTCATCCCTCCTGTTTTGAAGATTATAAGAAT ACGTCGTCGTATCTCGACGTCACACCGTCGCCCAACAAGGTGCTCACCGATCACCCGCTGAGCGTCTTcataaagacagaagaagaagatgaggaagagggaaCTTCCTGCGCCGTCGCCTCCGCAGCCGCCGTCGCCACCGCAGCCGCCACCGCAGCAGCCACCGTCAAACAGGAGGCGGAGTCTGAGGCCGGCGAGCttcctgctgtgaaaaaagaggaggagccTGAGGTTTTAACAGACGAAGTGCAATCAGAGGAGAGTAAAGCGTAG